A genomic segment from Vagococcus zengguangii encodes:
- a CDS encoding YitT family protein: MRKESFLTQSNHEYLKKVSIAVVVALMSSIALNVFWHPGGIYASGVTGIGQIIDTLLEKLFGINLPFSVIYYGLNVPLFIISWCMLSKKFTIFTVMVVSFTAIALNFVPATPLTTDPLLCSVFGGAINGFGVGLGLKNGVSTGGLDIIALAIRRKTGKSVGSVAIVFNVMIALIAGALFGWRYGFYSVLSFFISGKVMDATYTKQQKMQVMIITKHPQEIIDALRKEMRRGVTIIDGAKGAYDGQQQTMLFTVITAFEMHTLEDVMKETDPKAFVSISEKVRILGNFYDPGL, translated from the coding sequence ATGAGGAAAGAATCGTTTCTTACGCAATCCAATCATGAATATTTAAAAAAAGTTAGTATCGCAGTAGTCGTCGCTTTAATGTCTTCCATTGCCTTAAATGTTTTTTGGCATCCTGGAGGAATTTATGCAAGTGGCGTGACCGGAATTGGGCAAATTATTGATACATTATTAGAGAAACTGTTTGGTATTAATCTACCTTTTTCTGTCATTTACTATGGCTTGAATGTTCCTTTATTTATAATTTCATGGTGTATGCTGAGTAAGAAATTTACTATATTTACTGTAATGGTAGTATCTTTTACTGCGATTGCATTAAATTTTGTACCGGCCACGCCGTTAACGACGGACCCACTGTTATGTTCTGTGTTTGGGGGCGCAATTAATGGATTTGGTGTTGGACTAGGGTTGAAAAATGGTGTTTCAACTGGTGGTCTAGATATTATCGCTTTAGCAATTCGCAGGAAGACTGGCAAATCAGTTGGATCAGTAGCGATTGTTTTTAATGTCATGATTGCCTTAATCGCAGGGGCATTATTTGGTTGGCGTTATGGTTTTTACAGTGTCTTAAGTTTCTTTATTAGTGGGAAAGTAATGGACGCAACTTATACGAAGCAACAGAAAATGCAAGTGATGATAATTACCAAACATCCGCAAGAAATTATTGATGCGTTGCGTAAAGAAATGCGTCGTGGTGTAACGATTATTGATGGCGCTAAAGGTGCGTATGACGGACAACAGCAAACAATGCTTTTTACAGTTATAACCGCATTTGAAATGCATACGTTAGAAGACGTGATGAAAGAGACGGATCCAAAAGCTTTTGTGAGTATTTCCGAAAAAGTAAGAATTTTAGGAAATTTTTACGATCCAGGGTTATAA
- a CDS encoding PH domain-containing protein → MEYPLLKNKMPENIKKVWLKSSLVTSFVFLAIGGIGIGVAWWFKQLSGIWLMAIIIYFCLVVGIKLFDLVLIPYRYRFHRYEVTPEDLAFQNGYIFRATTYVPINRIQHIETKQGPFLRQANLMAVTIHTAATSHSVEGLTVEQAQELRQQIITMIKVAEQDV, encoded by the coding sequence ATGGAGTATCCGTTGTTAAAAAATAAAATGCCTGAGAATATAAAAAAAGTTTGGCTAAAAAGTTCACTCGTTACGTCGTTTGTTTTTTTAGCAATTGGGGGAATAGGCATAGGCGTTGCTTGGTGGTTCAAGCAGCTATCAGGTATTTGGTTAATGGCTATTATTATTTATTTCTGTTTAGTTGTCGGCATAAAATTGTTTGATTTAGTACTTATACCTTATCGCTATCGTTTTCATCGCTATGAAGTGACGCCTGAGGATCTAGCATTTCAAAATGGTTATATCTTTAGAGCAACAACTTACGTTCCTATCAATCGGATACAGCATATTGAGACGAAACAAGGCCCATTTTTGAGACAGGCCAACTTGATGGCGGTTACCATTCATACTGCTGCGACTAGTCACAGTGTTGAAGGTTTAACTGTCGAACAAGCACAAGAACTGCGTCAACAAATAATCACGATGATAAAGGTGGCGGAGCAAGATGTCTAA
- the pepV gene encoding dipeptidase PepV translates to MTTIDWTKEVEARKEALLEDLFGLLRVPSVREDDKATADAPVGPGPKEALLHFLALGERDGFVTKNVENIAGHIEFGAGDETLGIFSHVDVVPVGTGWDTDPFEPVIKDGRIYARGSSDDKGPSMAAYYAIKMIKELELPTSKRIRLIIGTDEESSWKCVDRYLEVEETPDFGFAPDAEFPIINGEKGNVTVSLNLAGENEGAVKLISFKAGLRANMVPESGTAVLEVTDADVLASITADLEKYVTEQGISGEVTIDGSTVTVFIKGKSAHGASPHLGINGGTHLANFLNQYAFEGNAKTYINTIATFLHDDTKGEKIGVAIADDIMGELSLNVGVFKFDVTSADNSVILNMRYPKGTDEATIGQQIADSLAATDFAVEVLEGGKGPHYVPEDDELVKTLLSVYEEHTGLKGHGQVIGGGTFGRLLERGVAYGAMFPDSIDTMHQANEFMALNDLFRATAIYADAIYRLVK, encoded by the coding sequence ATGACAACAATTGATTGGACAAAAGAAGTTGAGGCTCGTAAAGAAGCCTTGTTAGAGGATTTATTTGGTTTATTACGTGTACCAAGTGTGCGTGAAGATGACAAAGCAACGGCTGATGCACCTGTAGGACCAGGACCTAAAGAAGCCTTATTACACTTTTTAGCATTAGGTGAACGCGACGGTTTTGTAACGAAAAATGTTGAAAACATTGCAGGACATATTGAATTTGGTGCCGGTGATGAAACATTAGGTATTTTCAGTCACGTTGACGTAGTACCTGTTGGAACTGGTTGGGACACAGACCCATTTGAACCTGTGATTAAAGACGGACGTATTTATGCACGTGGTTCAAGCGATGACAAAGGTCCTTCAATGGCTGCTTACTATGCAATCAAAATGATTAAAGAATTAGAATTACCAACTTCTAAACGTATCCGTTTAATTATCGGAACAGACGAAGAAAGTAGCTGGAAATGTGTTGACCGTTACTTAGAAGTTGAAGAAACACCAGATTTCGGTTTTGCTCCAGATGCGGAATTCCCAATTATTAACGGTGAAAAAGGAAACGTGACAGTTTCGTTAAATCTTGCAGGAGAAAACGAAGGAGCTGTGAAATTAATCAGCTTCAAAGCTGGTTTACGTGCCAACATGGTACCAGAATCAGGAACAGCAGTTTTAGAAGTAACTGATGCAGATGTATTAGCATCCATTACCGCTGACTTAGAAAAATATGTAACAGAACAAGGCATCTCAGGTGAGGTGACTATTGATGGTTCAACAGTCACAGTCTTTATTAAAGGTAAATCAGCTCATGGTGCTAGCCCACATTTAGGTATTAACGGTGGCACACACTTAGCAAACTTTTTAAACCAATATGCTTTTGAAGGCAATGCTAAAACATACATCAACACTATTGCAACTTTCTTACACGATGATACTAAAGGTGAGAAAATAGGCGTGGCAATCGCTGATGATATCATGGGTGAATTATCACTTAACGTTGGGGTCTTCAAATTCGACGTAACAAGTGCTGATAACTCAGTAATTTTAAACATGCGCTACCCTAAAGGAACTGACGAAGCCACAATTGGTCAACAAATTGCTGATAGCTTAGCAGCAACTGATTTTGCTGTTGAAGTACTTGAAGGTGGTAAAGGCCCTCACTACGTACCAGAAGATGATGAATTAGTGAAAACTTTATTATCAGTATACGAAGAACATACTGGTCTTAAAGGTCATGGACAAGTTATCGGTGGTGGTACATTTGGTCGTTTATTAGAACGTGGTGTCGCTTATGGTGCAATGTTCCCAGACAGCATTGACACAATGCACCAAGCTAATGAATTTATGGCGTTAAACGATTTATTCCGTGCGACAGCGATCTACGCTGATGCAATTTATCGTTTGGTCAAATAA